Genomic segment of Pochonia chlamydosporia 170 chromosome 1, whole genome shotgun sequence:
TACACGACTGAAGACCAAGGTCTAGCCTTCAGCCACGTTGGGCTGACATCATCCTGTGACTTGTGCAGCTCGGCGTTGCAGCCACGCCGAATGTCGAGTCGCACTAACACGTCCGTGTCTGGACTGGTACATGTTTCCTGGCTGCCGAATGGTGGCCATAGGCTCCTCGGCTTTGGCACCAAGCCGACCTGCGAGTTGTGTGCGACTCCGTTGCTTCATTTGTGATGCTGAGTAAGGTATTGGCAAGCTTCACCTCAAGTTTGTGGTCAAGAGTTTCCCCAGATATTATTTTATAGCTGAGCTATTATACCCAGCAATCTCCGGCCTGATGGTACAATGTGAGCTGAACCAAACCTGACCATCTCTATCCGATTCTAAAAACAAACATAACCAACCACCCATTATATTCTAACAATGCAGTTGTTGCACCCCCTTCCGTGTACATTACAGCCATACTAATGGCTTCCATAAGCATCGCTGGCAATATCCAATGCAATAGTCATAAATCGTAGCCCATGGCAGTCCCTCACAAAACTGCCACCAGTTCTCTCCCCGCCCACCTCCTAACCCGACAAAACCCCATCCATCCTCTCAGGCGGTATATTAACGCCCTCCAGACCCTTCTTCACGCCAACCTTGCGCTCAAATTCCACATTCCGCGGCAGTTCAAAATCCCCCCTCGCCCCAAACCACAGCAACGTCTCCAATTCGGGTCCCCTAGCCAGCGCCCTCCCTCCcctctcctcatcctcaccatcctcgtcctcatccgcctcatcttcatcatcctcctcatcactCTCGTCATCAAGACCCTTTCGCAGTCCCGTACGCACATTCTCCACGCCcatctccctctcctccctGGTATACACATCGCCCGCCTCGTCGCGCACATACGCCGCAATACGTCCCTGCGTCCACTCTCTCAACTCGTCCCAAATGGCCTGCAGTTCTGCCACGCCCTCAGGTGTAGCTAGCTTCGCCGTCTCTCTCCCCTCGGCCACAAACTCCTCCACATCTGGCTCCAGCTTCTTTCGCAGCAACTGTGTGAGGATATTTTCTTGCGCTCGCCCGGGGTAGTTGGTGGACGGGTGGATGACCATTCGCGTAAAGAGCTCCGAATTGTCGTTCAGGCTCTCCAGGACGGACTGGAGGTTGCGCTGGAGGATCTGGGCGGATGCTTGGAGCGAAGAGCTGTAGAGACAGTGTGAGTTAGCGGCGACATTGGAGTGCCGAGTAGTTATGATGTGTATAGACGTACGGGTGCGGAAGAGGATTGCTTTTAATAATGTCCATCTTCAGGCTCTGTATACTGCTGGATAATTGTGCTAGCCTGGCGACAGTGTGTTCCACAGACTTCAGCTCGTCCTCGTCCAGACCCAGAGTCGCCATGGTGACTATTGAGATTCGACTCGTTCTCTTCCCGGATCGAAATGCCGTCGAATAAAACGCTGATGGCGGTCAATTGGGTCAAGTAGCTTCGCAGTGCAAAGTTGTTTGCaagtgttgtgttgttggtggggGAAGCTGGCTGgagacatgggcatggagagatggatCCAGGAAGCTCAGGCTTCGTGGACTGGTTTTAGAACCCCGACCCACAAGCATGCACTCAGCTCACTCACTTGCTCTCCTGGCTTCATTTGACAGTCGACATTTGCCCACCACTGGCAAAGGTGCCTCTTACCCCAGAGACTTGTAAACTTGACAGAATTTCTATGTTCTTCCAATAAACACAAGGACGAGAAGCCAAAAAAAGCCGGTTGAAATATTCCAATAATCATTTTCTTGTAGCACACTGCCTCAAACTATGCCAAAGTATAGTTATTTACTCTCTATCTCGGACCAAAGTAAGCCATTCATGGTTGGGTATCATTACTCTTGCAAAACATATTGCGTTCAAACTCCCGAATGACACCAATCACAAGATACCATATCCGAGATCATTTCCATGCGCTGAACAGAAATTGCACAGCCAGCAGTGCCAGCAGCCTCATAAATCTCATTGAACCATCATCCATCACTTTGATTACCTGTCCTCATTCGTGTTCAAGTCGTCCGATTCAATTCAACTTCGAGTCGAGTTGATCGCCTTTGACTCGTATCCATGGCTGTCCACAAACGGGAAGCGAGCACGACGCTCTAGGGCATCCAGGGGAATAGTAGACCGGATGTACCTACGCACCTGTTAGTGTTTTCCCCCTTCAATATAGCCACCGCTGAGCTTGACGGGTACGTCGCGAAATGTCACTTACTTCATCCTTCCGTCGTCCAGGGGATCAAAATCCCAGCTTGTAAATGCACCTTCCTTGAGCGCATCCCAGACAACACGGCGGCTGCGCTGAGACTGCAGGACCTGTGCCGTGATAGCATTGAAATCCcacttggccttggcttctgTGTCGTATTTCTCGAACATGGCTTTAAtcgcctcttcttcagcattCTGCGGTGCAAGTGTCGTGAATCGTGCCAAATTGTCGAGTTCATTGGGATCATTGTCCAAATTGTAAAATTGCGGTTCATCTGCAGGGCAAGTAATATACTTCCAAGGTCCACGGCggatcatcatcattggtCGCACGGTACCTTCGCCTGTGTATTCAGCAAAGACCGTGTCGTGGCCGGATTTATTCTGGAGATGAGGCATCATGCTGAGTCCATCCATGGGTAAGTACGGAGCTGGCTTGGTGCCAATCAAATCGCAAATAGTCGGAAGCAGGTCGAGAGTCGACACGTTTTGGCTGACCCGGTGAGGTTGGAACCATTTTGGATAGTTGATCAACAGAGGGACTCTAACGGAAGATTCAAAATAGCTCATC
This window contains:
- a CDS encoding RNA polymerase II mediator complex component Med8 (similar to Metarhizium acridum CQMa 102 XP_007813964.1); protein product: MATLGLDEDELKSVEHTVARLAQLSSSIQSLKMDIIKSNPLPHPSSLQASAQILQRNLQSVLESLNDNSELFTRMVIHPSTNYPGRAQENILTQLLRKKLEPDVEEFVAEGRETAKLATPEGVAELQAIWDELREWTQGRIAAYVRDEAGDVYTREEREMGVENVRTGLRKGLDDESDEEDDEDEADEDEDGEDEERGGRALARGPELETLLWFGARGDFELPRNVEFERKVGVKKGLEGVNIPPERMDGVLSG